From one Lysinibacillus sp. G4S2 genomic stretch:
- a CDS encoding transposase, producing the protein MILATKIRLKPTKEQEILFWKSAGTARWAYNYFLAESERIYNDEKRTVKEGEIRKKINNELKPTTHKWLKEVGSNVMKQAVKDADMARKRWFEGITGKPRFKSRRRSKVSFYVNYESLKRTSEGFRGEKIGIVKTCNALPKLKKGHKYSNPRISFDGRNWFLSIGYEQEFEPFDLTGESLGIDVGIEKLAVCSDGEYKENINKTKDVKRLEQKLKREQRQLARKLEANTKEYTEKRKPIYKVPLKNRKNIQKQNTKIRNLYKRLTDIRTNHLHQCSNEIVKTKPSRIVMEHLNVKGLMKNKHLAKAVAGQKLYEFKRQIQYKCEKYGIEFVEADRWFPSSKTCSSCGQIKSDLRLKDRLFICSCGLKMDRDLNASINLANYSI; encoded by the coding sequence ATGATCCTGGCGACAAAGATAAGACTAAAACCAACTAAAGAACAAGAGATTTTGTTTTGGAAGTCTGCAGGGACTGCGAGATGGGCTTACAATTATTTCTTGGCTGAAAGCGAACGTATTTATAACGACGAGAAGCGTACAGTCAAAGAAGGCGAAATTCGTAAAAAAATTAATAATGAACTGAAACCAACAACGCATAAATGGCTAAAGGAAGTCGGAAGCAATGTGATGAAACAGGCGGTGAAAGATGCCGATATGGCTAGAAAGCGTTGGTTCGAAGGCATTACTGGAAAGCCAAGGTTCAAAAGCAGACGAAGAAGTAAAGTTAGTTTTTATGTAAATTATGAAAGTTTAAAACGAACAAGTGAAGGTTTTAGAGGTGAAAAGATTGGTATTGTAAAAACTTGCAATGCACTTCCTAAGCTTAAAAAAGGTCATAAATATTCGAATCCACGCATTTCATTTGACGGACGAAATTGGTTCTTATCCATTGGCTATGAGCAAGAATTTGAGCCATTTGATTTGACAGGCGAGAGTTTAGGCATTGATGTCGGTATTGAAAAATTGGCAGTTTGTTCTGATGGTGAGTACAAAGAGAACATCAACAAAACCAAAGATGTCAAACGATTAGAGCAAAAGTTAAAGCGAGAACAACGACAACTAGCTCGTAAGCTTGAAGCCAACACGAAAGAGTATACTGAAAAACGAAAGCCAATCTATAAAGTACCTTTAAAGAATAGGAAGAATATTCAAAAGCAAAACACTAAAATTCGTAATTTATATAAGCGACTTACCGATATTCGAACAAATCATTTACATCAGTGTTCTAATGAGATTGTGAAAACCAAGCCATCTCGTATTGTAATGGAACATTTAAATGTAAAAGGGTTGATGAAAAATAAACATCTGGCGAAGGCGGTAGCCGGGCAGAAGTTATATGAATTTAAACGGCAAATTCAATACAAATGTGAAAAATATGGAATTGAATTTGTTGAAGCCGACAGATGGTTTCCTTCATCAAAAACTTGTTCTTCTTGTGGACAAATCAAATCCGATTTGAGACTGAAAGACAGATTATTTATCTGCTCTTGCGGATTAAAGATGGATAGAGATTTGAACGCAAGCATTAACTTAGCAAATTATTCAATCTAA
- a CDS encoding carboxypeptidase M32 gives MFFVSDMRTGAPKKGLAQRSEVVGTLSASLFEMQTSEDLGELLTALEGQKADLDYVTLRLVEEVRKNYDQNKKIPADEYKEFVILQSKAETAWEEAKATNNFELFLPYLEEIISYQKKFIGYWGIKNGSPYNTLLDLYEPEMTTNVLDQVFGELRETIVSLVQKISASPNKPDTSILFKHFPRESQRALSLEMLAQLGYDFDAGRLDESVHPFMIGLNHGDNRITTKYDENDFRSAIFGTIHECGHAMYEQNIDAKLDGLPLATGTSMGIHESQSLFYENFVGRNEKFWEHNYERLQKYSPAQFGDVALADFLRAINMVESSLIRIEADELTYPLHIMIRYEIERDLFNGDLQAKDLPQVWNDKYEEYLGIRPETDAKGVLQDMHWSGGMFGYFPSYALGMIYAAQWKHAMDKDIPNFDELLEKGELLPIREWLTDKVHQYGALKKPFELLQEATGEGLNAKYLANYLQEKYTKLYQL, from the coding sequence ATGTTTTTCGTATCGGACATGCGTACAGGGGCGCCTAAGAAAGGGTTAGCTCAACGTTCAGAGGTAGTTGGAACATTATCCGCCTCCTTATTTGAAATGCAAACGAGTGAAGATTTAGGGGAATTACTAACAGCTTTAGAGGGACAAAAGGCAGATCTTGATTACGTTACGCTACGTTTAGTAGAGGAAGTACGTAAAAATTACGATCAAAATAAAAAAATTCCAGCTGATGAATATAAGGAATTCGTTATTCTACAATCTAAAGCAGAAACAGCATGGGAAGAAGCGAAAGCGACAAATAATTTCGAGCTATTTTTACCTTATTTAGAAGAAATCATAAGCTATCAGAAGAAGTTTATTGGTTATTGGGGAATTAAAAACGGCTCACCTTACAATACGTTACTTGATTTATATGAACCAGAGATGACAACAAATGTATTAGATCAGGTTTTTGGTGAATTACGTGAAACCATTGTTTCTCTTGTACAAAAAATCTCAGCTTCACCAAATAAACCAGATACAAGCATATTATTTAAGCATTTCCCTCGGGAGTCACAGCGAGCATTATCATTAGAAATGTTAGCACAACTTGGCTATGATTTTGATGCAGGTCGCTTAGATGAAAGTGTACATCCATTTATGATTGGCTTGAATCATGGAGATAATCGTATTACAACGAAATATGATGAAAACGATTTCCGTTCAGCAATTTTTGGAACAATCCATGAGTGTGGACATGCTATGTATGAACAAAATATCGATGCAAAGCTTGATGGTTTACCATTAGCAACAGGTACATCCATGGGTATCCATGAATCACAATCTTTATTTTATGAAAATTTTGTTGGTAGGAACGAAAAGTTCTGGGAGCATAACTACGAGCGCCTTCAAAAGTATTCACCTGCACAGTTTGGTGATGTAGCATTAGCTGATTTCCTCCGTGCAATTAATATGGTAGAGTCTTCTTTAATTCGTATTGAAGCGGATGAGTTAACATATCCACTACATATTATGATTCGTTATGAAATTGAACGTGACCTATTCAATGGTGATCTTCAAGCAAAGGATCTTCCACAAGTATGGAATGATAAGTACGAAGAATATTTAGGTATTCGTCCTGAAACAGATGCAAAAGGTGTATTACAAGATATGCACTGGTCAGGTGGTATGTTTGGTTATTTCCCTTCCTATGCTTTAGGCATGATTTATGCTGCGCAATGGAAGCATGCAATGGATAAAGATATTCCAAACTTTGATGAGCTGTTAGAAAAGGGCGAGCTTCTTCCTATTCGAGAGTGGTTAACAGACAAAGTCCATCAATATGGTGCACTGAAAAAGCCTTTCGAATTACTACAAGAGGCAACAGGGGAAGGCCTAAACGCTAAATATTTAGCAAATTATTTACAAGAAAAATATACGAAGCTGTATCAGCTCTAA
- a CDS encoding b(o/a)3-type cytochrome-c oxidase subunit 1, whose amino-acid sequence MSLNKNLTKVDRRDAKLAMAHIYVAFIALLLGGLAGLLQVFVRSGQFTLPAGIGYYQVLTVHGILLGLILTTFFIYGFQIASVSRTSGTFTASQRRLGWIGFWLMTIGTAAAATMVLLNKATVLYTFYAPLKAHWIFYLGLTLVVVGSWVGGAGQILRYAQWRKENKGSGQPSPLLSFMVVVNNLMWFVATLGVAVSVLFQLLPWSLGFIERVDVALSRTLFWYFGHALVYFWLLPAYMIWYVVIPKVIGGKIFSDSLARLSFMLFLIFSVPVGIHHQLTEPGIDGTWKFIQVVLTFAVIVPSLMTAFSMFSMFELRGRELGGKGLFGWFKKLPWKDARFFVPFIGMLAFIPGGAGGIINASYQMNQLIHNTIWVTGHFHLTIATTVVLTYFSAAFWLIPHLTGRTLTKSLNNLGNFAGILWATGMTIMSSAMHIAGLIGAPRRSDYSEYGGAQQAYDWIPYQIAQAIGGTILFIAILVIIYIVVKLAWFAPKGEEEFPVGEVHENGGTTPAILENFKVWLVILVALILFAYTIPIIDIISNSPPGSKGYQLW is encoded by the coding sequence ATGAGTCTAAATAAAAATTTGACTAAGGTGGATCGTCGTGATGCGAAGCTAGCAATGGCACATATTTACGTGGCATTCATCGCATTGTTATTAGGAGGTCTTGCAGGTTTATTACAAGTTTTCGTTCGCTCTGGTCAATTCACATTACCAGCAGGCATTGGTTACTATCAAGTTTTAACCGTACACGGTATTTTACTCGGACTTATTTTAACAACGTTCTTTATATATGGTTTCCAAATTGCTAGTGTTAGCCGTACATCAGGTACATTTACAGCTAGTCAACGTCGACTTGGCTGGATCGGCTTCTGGTTAATGACAATTGGTACAGCTGCAGCTGCGACAATGGTTTTACTTAACAAAGCAACTGTTTTATATACGTTCTATGCCCCACTGAAAGCTCACTGGATTTTCTATTTAGGCCTTACATTAGTCGTGGTGGGTTCTTGGGTTGGTGGCGCAGGTCAAATTTTACGGTATGCACAATGGCGTAAAGAAAACAAAGGAAGCGGACAACCAAGCCCATTACTGTCATTTATGGTTGTTGTCAATAATTTAATGTGGTTCGTAGCAACTCTCGGTGTAGCTGTTTCTGTTCTATTCCAGCTTCTACCATGGTCTTTAGGTTTCATCGAACGTGTCGACGTAGCACTATCACGTACACTATTCTGGTATTTCGGTCATGCTCTTGTGTACTTCTGGTTATTACCAGCTTATATGATTTGGTATGTTGTTATTCCAAAGGTTATTGGCGGAAAAATTTTCTCTGATTCTTTAGCAAGACTTTCATTTATGCTGTTCTTAATTTTCTCTGTACCAGTTGGGATCCATCATCAATTAACTGAGCCTGGTATTGATGGTACATGGAAATTCATTCAAGTTGTTTTAACATTTGCTGTAATCGTACCATCCTTAATGACCGCCTTCTCGATGTTTTCAATGTTTGAATTACGAGGTCGTGAATTAGGTGGTAAAGGACTTTTCGGTTGGTTTAAAAAATTACCATGGAAAGATGCTCGTTTCTTCGTGCCATTTATCGGTATGTTAGCATTTATTCCTGGTGGCGCTGGTGGTATCATCAATGCCTCTTACCAAATGAACCAATTAATCCATAATACCATTTGGGTTACAGGGCATTTCCATTTAACGATAGCAACAACAGTCGTATTAACTTATTTCAGTGCGGCATTTTGGTTAATTCCACATTTAACAGGTCGCACACTAACTAAATCTTTAAACAATCTTGGTAATTTTGCGGGTATTTTATGGGCTACTGGTATGACGATTATGTCTTCCGCTATGCATATTGCTGGTCTGATCGGCGCACCTCGTCGCTCTGATTACTCTGAGTATGGTGGTGCTCAACAAGCTTATGATTGGATTCCTTATCAAATTGCACAAGCAATTGGTGGCACGATCCTATTCATCGCTATCTTAGTCATTATTTATATTGTAGTGAAATTAGCGTGGTTTGCTCCAAAAGGTGAGGAAGAGTTCCCAGTTGGTGAAGTACATGAAAATGGCGGAACGACACCAGCCATCTTAGAAAACTTTAAAGTATGGCTTGTGATTTTAGTAGCCTTAATTTTATTCGCATATACTATCCCAATTATCGATATAATTTCAAATTCTCCACCTGGCTCTAAAGGCTATCAACTTTGGTAA
- a CDS encoding cytochrome B5: MHLHKYEKYWLVFGVTTLVAFLIILGIGAFHQGSHPNNGKKTLDYEKVKEFPPFDNPGVHKVEGKDWDYEVVVLASAFNYNPPEIEVPLGAKVKFIATSEDVMHGFEVAGTNINMMLEPGYISEYVTEVNKVGEFLIVCNEYCGTGHTMMHSMLKVVDPNESK, from the coding sequence ATGCACTTACATAAGTATGAGAAATATTGGCTTGTGTTTGGAGTTACTACTTTAGTAGCATTCCTTATCATTCTCGGCATCGGTGCATTTCATCAAGGTTCGCATCCGAACAATGGTAAAAAAACACTAGATTACGAGAAAGTAAAAGAATTTCCACCTTTCGATAATCCTGGTGTTCATAAAGTAGAAGGTAAAGATTGGGATTATGAAGTTGTTGTTTTAGCTTCAGCATTTAATTACAATCCTCCAGAAATTGAAGTTCCACTTGGCGCTAAAGTGAAATTTATTGCAACAAGTGAAGATGTAATGCACGGCTTTGAGGTTGCAGGTACTAATATTAATATGATGCTTGAACCCGGTTATATTTCTGAATATGTAACAGAAGTAAATAAAGTAGGCGAGTTTTTAATTGTATGTAATGAGTATTGTGGTACAGGACATACAATGATGCACTCTATGCTAAAGGTGGTGGATCCAAATGAGTCTAAATAA
- a CDS encoding chemotaxis protein CheX, with the protein MSNSKYFQTILNGTIHALKTILPMDIEVKSPSIISEPFQQQQMGVLIGLIGDIKGRVIIDSSPEIFSGIGNTMFGMPLEGEMLESFTGEFGNMIAGNLCTTVGQESLEIDITPPTVMVGNTKLYGFDKAFVLPVTIPSIGALSVLLTIEEG; encoded by the coding sequence ATGAGTAATTCGAAGTACTTTCAAACTATTTTAAATGGGACAATCCATGCTTTAAAGACAATCCTGCCTATGGATATTGAAGTAAAATCGCCAAGTATAATTTCTGAACCCTTTCAACAACAGCAAATGGGTGTTTTAATTGGCTTAATAGGAGATATAAAAGGCCGTGTAATCATTGATTCCTCGCCTGAAATATTTAGTGGTATTGGCAATACTATGTTTGGTATGCCTCTTGAAGGAGAAATGCTAGAATCCTTCACAGGAGAGTTTGGAAATATGATCGCAGGTAATTTATGTACAACCGTAGGACAAGAAAGCTTAGAAATTGATATCACACCGCCAACAGTAATGGTTGGTAACACAAAACTTTATGGCTTTGATAAGGCATTTGTACTCCCTGTTACAATTCCAAGCATTGGTGCTCTATCAGTTCTATTGACGATTGAAGAAGGATAA
- a CDS encoding pyroglutamyl-peptidase I, with protein MTKILLTGFVPFLDYKMNPTMQIVEKLNGEMMDGYEIVGRILSVDFQQSAEQLKQYIADIKPQIIISLGLAGGRFKITPERIAINVKDGEPDNNGYSPVDESIYDGGADAYITNLPIRNMVNRLCKEGYPAEISNTAGTYLCNNIMYEGLVYAKQHEGVCAGFIHIPASFDLAIQHGKIPGWNIRDLITSIKLCIEETIRATND; from the coding sequence ATGACAAAAATATTATTAACGGGGTTTGTACCATTTCTTGATTATAAAATGAATCCGACGATGCAAATTGTAGAAAAATTAAATGGAGAAATGATGGATGGCTATGAAATTGTAGGACGCATTTTGTCTGTAGATTTTCAGCAATCTGCTGAGCAGCTGAAACAATATATTGCTGATATTAAGCCGCAAATCATTATTTCATTAGGCTTAGCTGGAGGGCGTTTTAAAATAACGCCCGAGCGAATAGCGATTAATGTGAAAGATGGTGAGCCAGATAATAATGGTTATTCACCAGTTGATGAGAGTATTTATGATGGTGGTGCAGACGCTTATATAACGAATTTACCTATCCGAAATATGGTGAATCGATTATGCAAAGAAGGATATCCAGCGGAAATTTCAAATACAGCAGGAACCTATTTATGCAATAATATTATGTATGAAGGGCTAGTTTATGCAAAGCAACATGAAGGGGTCTGTGCTGGATTTATTCATATTCCTGCGTCATTTGATTTAGCGATTCAGCATGGAAAAATACCGGGATGGAATATCCGAGATTTAATAACTTCCATTAAGCTCTGTATCGAGGAGACAATACGTGCAACAAATGATTGA
- a CDS encoding DUF4183 domain-containing protein encodes MVNHKNHRKIERQFACACEDRFIWPRIKVSTIPTVDPPPVIVPNDNIIPTVNRYFYVVPSNIDLTNGATLPANLFFHDNGNTVTEFTIFNPNGYVNLYINGVMQEGGIYSLTTTSLTLNPYNSTIYRGTPIIIESLGFSTK; translated from the coding sequence ATGGTGAATCATAAGAATCATCGAAAAATAGAGCGACAATTCGCATGTGCATGTGAAGATCGGTTTATTTGGCCCCGCATAAAAGTTAGTACTATTCCTACAGTAGACCCTCCCCCAGTCATTGTGCCTAATGATAATATTATTCCAACAGTCAATAGATATTTTTATGTTGTTCCATCAAATATTGATTTGACTAATGGGGCGACTCTACCTGCTAACCTATTTTTTCACGATAACGGGAACACAGTAACTGAATTTACGATTTTTAATCCAAATGGCTACGTTAATCTTTATATCAATGGTGTTATGCAGGAGGGTGGAATATATAGCTTAACTACAACCTCCCTAACCTTGAATCCTTATAATTCAACAATTTATAGAGGAACACCAATCATTATAGAATCATTAGGGTTCTCCACAAAGTAA
- a CDS encoding dynamin family protein — MKDFEQQLEGLLKQAALQYIIYQHNGDTERMDKTSLFARKIQQKEYVIGFAGHFSAGKSSMINALSGEDLLASSPIPTSANIVKVHKSDEDFAIVYMHNEKPVKFKAGYDFKTVKELSKNGDLVSQIEIGHSTSTLPLGVTVMDTPGVDSTDDAHRMSTESALHIADIVFYTMDYNHVQSELNFQFTKQLMKYNPNVYLIVNMIDKHNENELSFEEFKATVHNSFEAWGVVPKGVFFTSLREPEHPYNDFEVVKKIVMDSMNDWQDQLVQTASNTLRLLQSEHDNYLTEERQDRLDIDEEVLSADDWANHKDILEQYNKLNRQVELFSVEAWNETFEEQRKELLANAAIMPADLRDKLRLYLESQQDGFKVGGLFTAKKKTEEERNRRKEDAYSAYQNVVHAQITGHLKGLMKKVIKDVGALNEERATAIDAYAFDLPFSLIEQQVQVGAILTGDAVLNFANRVAEATKRYYIQETDNWKDAQATTLEAVATETAAPSKLKMAGMQAKIDAIQAVLEIEGYQQYSASIMHQASNEIRKVANQQLTNWDNTFKKDLADIRLFEESMLKPKEEALQQEEAQQAVSATSLPIEGVVKRALHTANAVKDVQGFAEVASYLENKVERLQKKDFTIALFGAFSAGKSSFSNALMGAKVLPVSPNPTTAAINKIRPVTPEHPHETADVQLKTAEQMLEDIQGSYAAIGLSVSSLEEAFNRADEGLAVQLSDERLNVHKSFIRAYKEGYPTFKFELGKVLRVNREEFEKFVAQENKSCFVDNIDFYYDSPLTRMGVTLVDTPGADSINARHTGVAFEYIRNADAILFITYYNHAFAKADREFLIQLGRVKDAFELDKMFFIVNAIDLATTEEEQEDVKGYVRSELQRFGIRFPRLYGVSSLLALKEKVEGADLTSGMPPFEDSFNTFLNDELSALAVQALAEEVDKTEQRLGDLIAQTEENLKRKDERLEELTTLEQHIKSKFNTLNTSMLESETKQELDELLYYVLQRVFYRYPEFFKEGYNPSTFAAMPAQQALEHALKEVMQSLRFDFTQEMRVTNFRLSQFISKKMQQRFKDEVRELKELNRSFSFLAFESSEPDLLDFEGPFTDVAKYAGVKSHFRNPKAFFEKNEKVKLSEALEVLTKPDAQNYLDAQKVSLMAWAITFIAEEAEKLRLYIYHQALEQIATERLALQEESRLASWKAIYAQLQYA, encoded by the coding sequence ATGAAAGATTTTGAACAACAGTTGGAGGGGCTTTTAAAGCAAGCCGCGTTACAATACATAATTTATCAGCATAATGGTGATACAGAGCGTATGGATAAGACATCACTTTTTGCGCGTAAAATACAGCAAAAAGAATATGTTATTGGCTTTGCAGGTCATTTCTCTGCTGGTAAGTCGAGTATGATTAACGCATTATCAGGTGAAGATTTACTTGCATCAAGTCCAATTCCAACGAGTGCCAATATCGTAAAAGTCCATAAATCAGACGAAGACTTTGCGATTGTCTATATGCACAATGAAAAGCCTGTAAAATTTAAAGCAGGCTATGATTTTAAAACGGTAAAAGAGCTAAGTAAAAATGGGGATCTAGTGTCACAAATTGAAATTGGTCATAGCACATCGACATTACCACTAGGTGTCACTGTAATGGATACACCAGGTGTCGACTCAACAGATGATGCACACCGTATGTCAACAGAGTCAGCCCTTCATATTGCTGATATCGTATTTTATACAATGGACTACAATCACGTGCAATCAGAATTGAATTTTCAATTTACAAAGCAATTAATGAAGTACAATCCAAACGTTTATTTAATCGTTAATATGATTGATAAGCATAATGAAAATGAATTAAGCTTTGAGGAATTTAAAGCAACGGTTCACAATTCCTTTGAGGCTTGGGGGGTAGTACCCAAAGGCGTATTTTTCACTTCATTAAGAGAGCCTGAACACCCATATAACGACTTTGAGGTCGTAAAGAAAATCGTTATGGATAGTATGAATGATTGGCAGGATCAGCTTGTACAAACTGCATCAAATACGCTGCGTTTATTACAAAGTGAGCATGACAATTATTTAACGGAAGAAAGACAGGATCGTTTAGATATCGATGAGGAAGTTTTAAGTGCCGATGACTGGGCAAACCATAAAGATATTTTAGAGCAGTACAATAAATTAAATCGTCAGGTTGAATTGTTCTCAGTAGAGGCATGGAATGAAACTTTTGAAGAGCAACGTAAAGAGCTACTTGCGAATGCAGCCATTATGCCTGCAGATTTACGTGATAAATTACGTCTGTATTTAGAAAGTCAGCAGGATGGCTTCAAGGTAGGGGGCTTATTTACAGCTAAGAAAAAAACAGAGGAAGAGCGTAACCGCCGTAAAGAGGATGCCTATAGTGCCTATCAAAATGTTGTGCATGCACAGATTACTGGACATTTAAAAGGGCTAATGAAAAAGGTAATAAAGGATGTTGGTGCGTTAAATGAAGAACGTGCAACAGCTATTGATGCCTACGCCTTTGATTTACCATTCTCCCTTATTGAGCAGCAGGTACAAGTTGGTGCAATTTTAACAGGAGATGCTGTGTTGAATTTTGCCAACCGTGTGGCAGAAGCGACTAAGCGCTACTACATCCAGGAAACTGATAACTGGAAAGATGCGCAAGCAACAACTTTGGAAGCGGTAGCTACTGAAACAGCTGCTCCATCTAAATTAAAAATGGCAGGGATGCAAGCGAAAATTGATGCCATTCAAGCAGTGCTTGAAATTGAGGGCTATCAGCAATATAGTGCAAGCATTATGCATCAGGCAAGCAATGAAATACGAAAGGTAGCCAATCAACAGCTTACAAACTGGGACAATACCTTTAAGAAAGATTTAGCAGATATTCGATTATTTGAAGAATCGATGTTAAAGCCAAAAGAGGAAGCGTTACAGCAAGAAGAGGCACAGCAAGCAGTTAGTGCAACAAGTCTTCCTATTGAAGGTGTGGTTAAACGAGCACTTCATACGGCAAATGCGGTAAAAGATGTACAAGGCTTTGCGGAAGTAGCAAGTTACTTAGAAAATAAAGTAGAACGATTACAGAAAAAGGATTTCACAATTGCGCTTTTCGGTGCATTTAGTGCTGGAAAATCCTCGTTCTCTAATGCGTTAATGGGTGCCAAGGTTTTACCTGTATCTCCAAACCCAACAACAGCTGCAATTAATAAAATTCGTCCTGTTACGCCGGAGCACCCGCATGAAACAGCTGATGTACAATTAAAAACAGCTGAACAAATGCTAGAGGATATTCAAGGTTCGTATGCAGCAATCGGTTTATCTGTTTCTTCATTGGAAGAAGCATTCAATCGTGCTGATGAGGGACTTGCGGTACAGCTATCAGACGAACGCTTAAATGTGCATAAATCATTTATTCGCGCTTATAAAGAAGGATACCCAACATTTAAGTTTGAGCTTGGAAAAGTATTACGTGTTAATCGAGAAGAGTTTGAAAAATTTGTTGCTCAGGAAAATAAATCATGCTTTGTCGATAATATTGATTTTTATTATGATAGTCCGTTAACACGCATGGGTGTGACACTTGTAGACACACCAGGAGCAGATTCTATTAATGCGCGTCATACTGGTGTGGCATTTGAATATATTCGTAATGCTGATGCAATCTTGTTTATTACTTATTATAATCATGCTTTTGCTAAAGCGGACCGTGAGTTTTTAATTCAGTTAGGTCGTGTAAAGGATGCTTTCGAGCTAGATAAGATGTTCTTTATCGTCAATGCGATTGATTTAGCGACAACAGAAGAAGAACAGGAAGATGTAAAAGGCTATGTGCGTTCAGAATTACAACGCTTTGGCATTCGCTTCCCACGACTTTACGGTGTGTCTAGCTTATTGGCATTAAAGGAAAAAGTAGAGGGTGCGGATTTAACATCTGGTATGCCACCTTTCGAAGATTCTTTCAACACATTCTTAAATGATGAATTAAGTGCATTGGCTGTGCAGGCACTTGCAGAAGAAGTCGATAAAACCGAGCAACGCTTAGGTGACTTAATTGCACAGACAGAAGAGAACTTAAAACGTAAAGACGAACGTTTAGAGGAATTAACAACGCTTGAACAGCATATTAAATCGAAGTTCAATACGCTTAATACAAGTATGTTAGAAAGTGAAACGAAGCAAGAGCTTGATGAATTACTGTATTATGTCCTTCAGCGTGTGTTTTATCGTTACCCAGAGTTCTTTAAGGAAGGCTACAATCCGTCAACTTTTGCAGCAATGCCAGCTCAGCAAGCATTAGAGCATGCATTAAAAGAAGTAATGCAAAGCTTACGATTTGATTTTACGCAAGAAATGCGAGTAACAAACTTCCGTTTATCACAGTTTATTAGTAAGAAGATGCAACAGCGCTTTAAAGATGAAGTACGTGAGCTTAAAGAATTAAACCGCAGCTTCTCATTTTTAGCGTTTGAATCTTCTGAGCCGGATTTACTTGATTTTGAAGGTCCATTTACAGATGTCGCGAAATATGCAGGTGTGAAATCACATTTCCGCAATCCAAAGGCATTCTTTGAAAAGAATGAAAAAGTGAAGCTAAGTGAGGCGCTAGAAGTATTAACAAAACCAGATGCACAAAATTACTTAGATGCACAGAAAGTATCTCTCATGGCATGGGCCATTACCTTTATTGCTGAAGAAGCTGAGAAATTACGACTGTATATTTACCATCAGGCACTTGAACAAATTGCAACAGAAAGACTCGCACTTCAGGAAGAAAGTCGTTTAGCTTCTTGGAAAGCTATTTACGCTCAATTACAATACGCATGA
- a CDS encoding sulfurtransferase gives MGKVFKLVEEIQLEGARFVDARFDLQDKEAGKKAFEEGHAPGAIYVDLEQELSDMESNNGRHPMPNKEKLAAVFQGLGLRYEDQIVVYDQGAAPFAPRAWWMLTYAGFPNVVIVNGGAPALEEKVAFTKDIIKYPPTTIEFTWRDELYAPRQAVKAIVDGAVDATLLDARAAVRYRGEIEPLDKVAGHIPTAKNFDWEQLKSDGQLQANDALRSKVARDEHVVVYCGSGVTASPLYAVLADEGYENIQLYVGSFSDWITEYDVEKDTNE, from the coding sequence TTGGGAAAAGTATTCAAATTAGTTGAGGAAATTCAGTTAGAAGGAGCCCGTTTCGTAGATGCTCGCTTTGATTTACAAGACAAAGAGGCAGGTAAAAAAGCATTTGAAGAAGGTCATGCACCAGGAGCAATTTATGTTGATTTAGAGCAAGAGCTGTCAGATATGGAGTCCAACAATGGTCGTCACCCAATGCCAAACAAGGAAAAGCTAGCGGCAGTATTTCAAGGATTAGGGTTACGCTATGAGGATCAAATTGTCGTTTACGATCAAGGAGCTGCACCATTTGCACCACGTGCTTGGTGGATGCTGACGTATGCAGGGTTTCCAAATGTAGTAATAGTGAATGGTGGTGCACCTGCTCTCGAGGAAAAGGTAGCGTTCACTAAAGATATTATTAAATACCCACCAACTACGATTGAATTTACTTGGCGAGATGAACTGTATGCTCCACGTCAAGCAGTTAAAGCTATTGTAGATGGAGCGGTGGACGCGACGTTATTAGATGCACGTGCTGCAGTTCGCTACCGTGGTGAAATAGAGCCACTTGATAAGGTAGCTGGGCATATTCCAACAGCGAAAAACTTTGACTGGGAGCAATTAAAGTCAGATGGTCAATTGCAAGCTAATGATGCGTTACGCAGCAAAGTTGCCCGCGACGAGCATGTTGTAGTTTATTGCGGTAGCGGTGTTACAGCATCACCGTTGTATGCAGTGCTAGCAGATGAAGGTTACGAAAATATTCAACTGTATGTAGGCAGCTTTAGTGACTGGATTACAGAGTATGATGTAGAAAAAGATACAAATGAATAA